A stretch of DNA from Asticcacaulis sp.:
ATGAAAACGACATCACGGCGGCCGAAAACACCGCGATAGCGGTCATCGAGGCCGTAGATGGTGGTGTTGTACTGGTCATGACTGCGCAGGGTGGTCAGGGTCAGTACCTCGGGATCGGGATCGGTCGCCTCGGCGCGCACGCCTGTGAAGATGCGAAACTCCGCCTTGCCGGACGCGGTTTTCCAAAGACGCTCGGACGGGCCGACCGGCAGCCGGAAACCGCCTGGCGTGCGGATGCGTTCGTTATAGTCATGGAAGGCCGGCAGGACCTGGGCGATGGCGTCGCGGATCAGGCTGTAGTCATCGGCATAGGCTTCCCACGGGATGGCGAAGCGATCGCCAAGGACCGCGCGCGCGCAGGTTCGCCACGATCCACGGTTCTGAGCGGACATGTTCGGAAGGCGGCGGCAGCTTGCCGGTCGAGGCGTGGACCATCGACATGGTGTCCTCGACCGTTACCGATTGCGGGCCGGACGCCTGCAGGTCCAGTTCGGTACGGCCGAGGCAGGGCAGGAGGATGTTTTCCTTCGCCAGCAACAGATGCGAACGGTTGAGCTTGGTGGCGACATGCACGGCGAGGTCAAGACCGCGCACCGCCGCGAAACTGCGCGCCGGGTCCGACATAGCGACGGCCAGGTTGCCGCCGAGGCAGACCATGACCTTTGACCGGCCCTCCGCCATGGCCTGCATGGCGGCCACGGCGTCGTGACCATGAGCGACCGGTGGTTCAAATCCATAGACGCGCCTGATGCCTTCGCGCAAATGGGCGGGCGCCTTTTCATCAATGCCGACGGTGCGGTCGCCCTGCACATTGGAATGCCCGCGCAAAGGACAGATTCCGGCGCCGGGGCGGCCGTAATTGCCACGCAAAAGCAGCAGGTTGGAAATCTGCTGCACGGCGGCGGTACCCTGGCTGTGCTGGGTGACGCCCATGCCATAACAGACGATAACGGATTTGGCTTTCGCGTAGATCTGACCGGCATGTTCGAGCTGGGCGCGTGTCAGCCCGGAGGCGGCCTCGATATCTTCCCACAAACAGGCGCGCAGATCGGCGATCATGTCCTCGATACCGACCGTATGTTCGGCCAGGAAGGCGCGGTCGAGCACACCTTCGCCGCCAGCGGCCCGGTCGGCGTCATCGAGCGCGACGACCGCCTTCATGACGCCTTTCAAGGCCGCGATATCGCCGCCTATCTTCAGTTGCAGGTAGTCGCTGGCGATGGGCGTCGAGGTCAGGGTCGCCATCTCGACAGGCGATTGCGGCGAGGCGAAACGCTCCAGGGCGCGTTCCTTCAACGGATTGAATACAACGATCGGCGCGCCGCGTTTGGATGCCTCGCGCAGAGTGGCCATCATGCGCGGATGGTTGGTGCCGGGATTGTGGCCGATGGAAAAGATGGCGTCGGCATGGTCGAAGTCTTCCAGCGTCACCGACGCCTTGCCGAGCCCGATCACCTCAGCCAGCCCGACACTGGTCGCCTCGTGGCACATGTTCGAGCAGTCGGGGAAGTTGTTGGTGCCGAAGGCGCGCACGAAAAGCTGGAAGAGGAACGCCGCCTCGTTGGAGGCGCGGCCCGACGTGTAGAACTCGGCCATGTTCGGGTCGGGCAGGGCGTTCAGGGCCGTGGCGATGCGTTGGAAGGCGTCCCCCCAGGCGATTTCGACATAGCGGTCGGTGGCCGGATCATAGACCATCGGGTGGGTGAGGCGGCCCAGGTCCTCGATATCATGGTCATGCCAGGTGAGCAGGTCGCGCACGCTGTGCTGGCCGAGGACCTCCGGCGTGGCGCGTTTGCGGGTGGCCTCCCAGGTAACGGCCTTGGCGCCATTTTCGCAGAATTCAAAGGCCGAGGTGTGTTTGGGATCGGGCCAGGCGCAGCCGGGGCAGTCAAAGCCATGTGGCTGGTTGTTGCGCATCAGGGTTTGCGAGCCGGCCACGATATCCATCTGGCTGCGCAGGGTCCGCGCCACGGCCCTGAGCGCGCCCCAGCCGCCGGCCGGGGCATGATATTCGCGGATACCTTCGTCTGACATGGCGACTCCTGCCTTCTGGAGAGACCTTGTATCACCCCTCGAAGGCAGGTTCCAATAGGCTTGCCAGGTGTTTATGGCCGCCAGACATAGGGCGCGGTGGAGGTGACTTCCGGCACCGGCACGGTCAGGTCGCCGCCCTGTTTCGGATCGGCCTGCGATGACTTATCGACAAAGCCGCTGTAGACGCCCGTACTGAGCTTGGGACCGCCACGCACCTCGGCATCGCCAAGAATTTCGGCCGTGCCGGACAGTTCGGTGCCGGGCTCGAAGCCGCCGATGCCGAGGAAGGTGGTTTCGACCCCGGCATTGTCTTTGACCGTCACGCCGTCATCAATAATGCTCATGGCGCCAATGACGGCATTGCCGGAGACCGTGCCGCCGCGCACCAGGGCGTGGTCCTCGATGCGGGCATTGCCCTTGACCGTACCGCCAAGAACGCGCGCGTAAGGTCCGACATAGACGGAAGGCTCGACATGGGCCGCATTGCTGACCCAGCCACCGCCATTGGCCTGGATATGGCCATTTGCGCCGGGCGTGTAACCCGCTTCGTAACCCTGAGGCAGGGCGCCGGTCAGTTGCACCATCCACGGATAGCGGTAGATGGAATAGTACGCCTGGTCCCACTGTATCTTCTGTTGGCTGGAGGGCGTGCCGACCACGACCATATAGACCGCCTGGTCGCCGGACTTGAGATCGAAAGACAGGTCGCCATCGGCGCCGCCCATCAACGGGCCGTAGCGCGGCGTGCCGTCAGCCTGGATGGCGACCACACCCCAGCGCCAGTCGGAATCGGGCTGCGGTATCGACGCCGGATCATTGGTGAAGCCGGGCAGGGTGGTGGCGGCCGGTGCCGCCTGGACCACGCCGCGGAACTTGACGGTGACCTTGGTGGCGCCGGCATCCGGCATCAGGCGCACGACATTATAACCCCAGCGCTGTGGCGCCCAGGCATTGGGCACGGCGAAGCGGCGCTGGCCGAGGTCCATCGGATCGAGCGCCGTCACACGCAGGGCCCGCTGGCCGTCGCGCTGGTCATAGGAACCATATTTGGCGCGGTAGGTCGGGGCTTCGTCATTGCCGTCTTGGTCGACATAGTCCCAGGTGATGTTGCGCAAAGCCCATTCGCCGAATTCATCATTGAGGTCGGCGACTGACCATTTCTGATTGCGCATCAGGGTGCTGAACGGGTCTTCCTCCAGATAACCGGCCTGGTCGGGCTTCAGGCCATTGGCCCACAGGTTGTTGACGGCCTGATAGCCGTACTTGTCCTTGAGATATTCGAGAAACTGCCAGTTGCAGTAACGATCACGCGTCGAGCCGTAATAGAGGTGCGGGAAATTGACCAGCAGTTCGGAGCAGTGCACCTCGTTGCGGTATTCCGGCATCTGGTGGGCCATCCAGTTGGCATGGCCTTCCCACAGCCAGCCGACATATTTGCCATCGCGGAAACTGCGCGTCGAACCCTGCAGCGCATGGGTAAATTCGTGCGCCAGTCCCCAGTGGTCTTTCAGCGCGAGTGGTCCGATCCACATGCCCATGTCGCGGTCACCGGTCGGGCCGCCGGTCAGGCCAAAGGTCGGATCGAGATTGATATTGGCCTTGTGCTTGGTGGCGGTGTCGCAATAGGGCTCGGGGAACTTGATCTGGCCGATGAAGGTGGTCCAGACGGTCTCCAGATAGTCTCCGGCCGAGACGGCGTCGGCCTTGTTCACACCGCCGTCCTTCCAGCGAAAGGCAAAATGCGCCGTCTCGTACTGGACCTTTTGCTCGTCCGGCGTGCCGGAAACCACCGTCCAGGTACCGGCCACGCAGGCACCGGTGACCGGAGGCGTGACGGGCAGCGTCACCGGTGGAGTCTGGGCGGAAGCCGAACCGCCACCGCATCCCGTGAGAAACGCGCAGACCGGCAGCAAGGCAAGGAGGGATACGCGGGCACTCAAGGGATGGCGGAGCATGGACAGGCTTTCTTAAGCGGTGGTACCGGCGGGCGCGGCGGTGAACAGCAGGATGTCGAACACCATGGCGGTGGAGCGGCCTTCCTTCGGCACCAGCTTGACGGTCACCGAGGTCTTGCCCTGGGTCAGGGCTTCCGGCACCGGATACTGCTCGTCGAAGAACTCACCCGGCTTCATCGGTGTCTTGTGCGAGACCGTGGTCAGCAACTGGCCGTCGATCAGGATATCGAAATCACAGCGATCATCGCCCCAATAGGTCGCCTGCATCACCAGCGGACCGGGCTTGACGTTCATGGTGAAGGACATGAAGCCGCCGGAGCGGGCGTCACGACCATTGCGGCCGCGATAGGTGCCGGGCCAGGAAACGTCCGATTCGAGATTGTGGTCGCGTTCGGCCTGCATTTCGCCGAGGTGCATGACGTCCACCGAACGGGCGGCGAGATCGCGCTGGCGGGCCTGTTCGGCCAGGAAGGCGGCTTCCTCGACCTTCCACGCCGCATCATCGAACGCCTTGAAGTAGACTGCGCTGCGACGTTCCCACTGGCTGTAGAAGGGCACGATCTTCAGTTCGCCGGGCCGGCCGATGCCGACCGTCTTGAACTCGGCCTTTTCGATGGCCACCGGCGCGAAGCCGGCCAGCAGGTTATCGCCCACCAGGGCCGGATCGGTCGCCTTGTAATCGTCATCGACCGAGGCGAGGTCCGCAGCCATTACCATGGGGCCGCGCAGGATCGCCACCACACCCGGATTATCCGAGGTCGGCTCGATATGCAGGTCCATCGGCAGGCCGAGCGCCAGGCTGTCGCCGGCCTGCCAGACGCGATCGACGATCAGGTAACCATTGTCACGCGCGGCTTCGACTGGCTTGCCGTTCAGTTTGAGCGCGGCGGTGCGCGCCCAGCCAGGCACGCGCAGGGCCAGCTTGAAACGCGCCGGACGACGCAGACTGGTCAGGCTCAGCTTGACCGCGCCCTCATAGGGATAGCCGGTATCGAGGCGAAGGATGGCGCTCTTGCCGGCCCACTTGGCGGTCGAGGGAATATAGAGATTGACGAACAGGGTATCCGCTGTCTGCCAGTAGATCGACTCGGCGTGCTTGGCGTGGCTTTCCATGCCGGTGCCGTGGCAGCAGGTCCAGTTATCGACCGGATCGGAGAAGCCGCGGGCAGCACCCGTGAACAGCGGCGTCATGTAGGAGAACATGCCGGTCTTCGGGTTCTGCTGCGCCATGACGTGGTTGAGGTGGGCGCGCTCGAAATAATCGAAATAGGCGGCGTCCGGTGACCAGCGATACATGTCGCGGGTCAGCTTCATCATGTTGTAGGTGGCGCAGTGTTCGCAGGTCGCCTCGGTGATGTGCTTTGAAATGGTGTCCGGCTCGAAGAAGTATTCGCGGTCGCCATTGCCGCCGATGACAAACGAATGGTGCTTGGTCACGCGCTCCCAGAAAAAGGCAGAGGCCGTGTGGTAATCGGCCTTGCCGGTGACGTCGTACAGGCGCGCCAGGCCCAGTACCTTCGGGATATTGGTGTTGGAATGGATATTGGCCAGCTTGTCCTGCTTCGCCACCAGCGAATCCAGCACCTTGTGGTGATAAAGACGCTCGGACAGCTTCAGCCAGCGCGGGTCGTTGGTGCGCTGGTAAAGTTCAGCGAAGCTGTCATTGATGCCACCGTGCTCGCAGTTCAGCACCTCCTGTACCTGGGCGTCGGTCAGGGCGGCGAACACCTTGTCGATATAGCCGCCGAGATTGACCGCTACCGGAATGGCCTTGTCGAGGCCGCAGAGCGCCTGAACATCGAACAGGCCGCTATAGAGCTTGTGCCAGTTATAGAAGGGCACCCAGCAGCCATTGAGGTCGAAACCGGCCGAGCGGATATCGCCGGCCATGATCTCCGGGAAGATCTCCTTGCCATCGACGACCGTGCCGTTTTTGCGCTTCCTGAGGAAGCCGGCGACATAGCCATCGCCCTGGGCGCCCTGGATCAGGGCCAGTTCATCGATGACGTAGGCGGCGCGTTGTTTCAGCACCGGATCACCCGTCTGGGCATACATCAGCGCGATGGCGGAGAGATAGTGACCCAGGCTGTGACCGGCGATGGTGTCCTGCTCCCAGCCGCCATAGGGTTCCGCCTTGGGTTTCAGCCCGGCACCTTTGCGGAAATTGTGCAGGAAACGGTCGGGCTCCAGGGTCACCAGATAGGTGTGGTTGACATCGAGCGCGGTCTTGTAGGGCGAGGGCAGGAGACGGACATCCGAAAGTGGCAGGCTGCTGATTTTTTGCGGTGTCATATTGCCGGCAAGGCTGCGGCTTGAAAACAGGCCAAACCCCGCGAAAGCCGCCGTTGCGGTTAAGATTTGGCGACGATTGCCGGTCAGATTGGCCATTTTTACCTCCAGTTGTCGGACAATTTGGTATACGATATACGCTGAATTGCAAGCCTTAAAGCGCAAATTTGCCGTAATCCGGCGGTGTTTTCGGATAAAAAACGTCTGCTTCTGGCCGGATTTTTTATGACGAGCCATAAAAGAGTCTTCTATATTTTTGTAATACCCGTTCAAGCCGTTCAAATTTTTATAAATATATACAGTTGGTTATGGGTAACCTACGGTTCTGTTCCTATATATGGAATACGGGTGGGGGGCTGCCCTAGATGTGTTGCATATTGGTTACATTAAATTGTCATGTTATTGGATTTGTCATGATATTGCCGTATATCGTATAAAATATTTTGACGGCCCCCGATTTTCATGTCCACATCGTGACATCAGTTTTTTGAAGACGGGGAAGACCGAATGTTAACGACACGAGTGAGTAAAACCGTACTGCTGGCCGCCACCGGTCTGGCCGCGGCCATGATCTGCGCGCCGGCCCTGGCGCAGGAGGCCACAGGGACGCCAGAGCCGACCGCCGCCGAAAAGGCCGCTACCGCCCAGGCCGAAGCCCAGAGCGATGAGGTCATCATCGTCAAGGGGCTGCGCAAGAGCCTGAAATCAGCCGTGGATCGTAAGCGCAAGGCGGCCCAGATCGTCGATTCGGTCGATGCCGAAGACGCCGGCAAGCTGCCGGATAATAATGTCATCGAAGCTATTGCACGCGTTACCGGCGTGCAGATCGAGCGGGAACGCGGCGAGGGCAGCGGCCTTAAAATTCGTGGCATGGAAGATGTCCAGACGACCCTAAATGGTTCGCCGAACAATACCGGTGTTGGTCGCGCTGCTTCGCTCAACGATATCCCCGCCGAATTGCTGAAATCAGTGCAAGTTTATAAGAACCGCACGGCCGATCAGGTCGAAGGCGGCATCGCCGGTACGGTCAACGTCGATCTGCGCCGTCCGTTCGACCTGCCGAAGAAATGGACCTTTGCGGGCAGTATCCGCAATGTCTATGCCGATGTCGGCAGCACGGAAAGCCCCTATGCGTCCGCTCTGGTATCCAAGCGCTGGGATACGCCGATCGGGGAAATGGGCTTCCTGCTGAACGCCTCTTTCCAGAAGAATAATTACAAGGAACAGTGGGTCACGTCGGAAACGCCATATGACTTCCGCTGGTGGCCGACCCAGTTGGCCAGCCTGCCGGCCGATCTTCAGGACACGAACAAGCCCTTCGAACCGGGCGATGTGATCGCGCCCTACAAGGTCCAGAACGGTATCCAGGTCGGGACCGTCAAGCGCAATTCGTACAATGCCGCCTTCCAGTGGCGTGCGACGGAAAATCTGGACTTCCTGATCGAGGCTTCGGGTTTCAACGCGGATGAAAACCGCGCGGACGATTTCCTGGAAGCGCGTATTAAGGACAGCCCTGGCACCCTGTCAAATATCGTCTTCATGCCGGACGGTCACACAATCAAGTCCGTGACATCGACTGATCCGAATCCGAATGATGGCGATATCCTGCCGATCGGGCCTTTCGCCCGCGATAACGTCATCACCACGCGCAATACCCGCGTCAATTTCGAGGCGCACTACAATAAGGACCGCTGGACGGTTAATTTTGGTGCCTATCGTGACGAGAACCGCCTGGACCTCGACTGGTATCAGCAGTTGCTTCGTATGAAGAACATGGGATCGGTCAATTTCGACTTCGCCTCCGACAAGATGGTGGAGCCGGGGCCTTACCTGCAATTCTTCGACACGGCCGGCAATCCCTATGATTTCAGCAACAAGGACAACTATTATGTCCGCGAAATCGAGAACGGAAAGGGCTACGAAACCAGCACGGAAAACGTTTTTTCGCTTGATGGCACCTATCGGGTCAGCGATGACAAGCTGATCCGCAGCGTCCAGATGGGGGTTCGTAAAACCACCCGTGATGCCGAACGTCTTTACGGTTATCGCTATGCCGGCTTTGCCGACGCCAAGGCGATCCTGCTGAATGATTTCCCCGGCGGCACCAACACCAACACCATCTTTGCCGATGTGCCGGGCTATCAATCGGCGCAATGGTATCGCATGTCGCTTGACAGCTATCTGGCCAATTTCGACGCGATCCGCGCCCTGGCCTCCGATCCGGCCACCCTGTCCTATGGTGGTGGCGGCGCATGGGATCCGGCGACCGGTGCCGTACCGGCCACGGAACAATGGTCGACCGCTGAGGTTCAGACCGAGCGCATGATGGGCTCGTTCACGACCCAGGAAAACACCGCGGCGATCTATGCCCAGATATTCTATGGCTTCAAGATCGGCAATATCCCCGTCGATGGGGTGATCGGTGGCCGCGAGGTCCATACCTGGGGCAACAGTTTCTCCTATGATCGTCAGATCAACTGGGTGGCGAATCCTGCTTATGACCCTACAGACACGAGCCCGACCGCTGCGCCAGAACTGATCGTCGGCACGCCTGACGCTCTCATGGTGCCGCGCACGACCGAACTGGATTACAAGGACTTCCTGCCCAGCGCCCACGCCGTGGTTCACTTCACGCCGAAACTGCAGTTCCGCGTGGCCTACTCGTTCAACGTTCAGCGCCCCCGCTTCGATCAGGCGACGTCCTTCACCTTCCTCGACGCGGGCAATAGCAGCTCGAATGCTGGCGGCGGCTGGGGCGGTAACGCCAATCTGAAGGCGAACAAGGAAGATAACTATGACGCATCGTTGGAATATTATTTCGGTCGTGGCAGCGTTATCTCCTTCGCCGCTTATCTGAAGAAGCCAGACGGCTTTATCTATGACTCTACTGAACTGGAAACCATTGATGGCAAGCAGTATAATATTACCCGTCCACGCAATGCCAGCCCCGGCACTTTCCAGGGCTACGAGTTCAACGCGCAGGGCTTTTTTCGACTTCCTGCCTGGCAAACTCGCTAACTTTGGCGGCCAGTTCAACTACACCTACAACCAGGTCGCTAAGATCGATTATCCGGGTGATGACGATAATGCGGTCGGCAACTCGAAATACACCTATAACCTGATGTTGTATTACGATACGCCGCAGTTCAGCGCCCGTGTCGCCTATAACTACCGCGACCGGTTCCGCGCCTGGGCTTTGCCTGAGTTCTCGGAGTACTCGCCCTACGTGGAGGCCACTTCGCGTCTCGATGCGGCGGTCAACTGGACGCCGGTCAAGTATATGACGCTCAGCCTGGAAGGTACCAACCTGCTCCAGAACAACACCAAGATGTACTGGGGAGAGCAAAAGCTGCTGCCGCAGGGGATGCGTGTTCAGGCCCGCACCGTTCAGGTTAGCGCGCGTTTCCGCTACTGATCTGATATCCACCAAAAGCAAAACCCCCGCCGGGCGACCGGCGGGGGTTTTTGTTGGATTGTCAAAAAATCAGATAGTGACCAGTTGCGGGGAAGGGCAGGCCCTGGCGACATAGTCGTCGTGCAGGGGCATGGCATTGGCCAGGCCCGCCGTGCCTTCGCGGACGCGGTCCATGCGCCAGCGGAATTCATCCTCAGGCATCAGGTCGGCGACGGGGTGATAGGATTTCGGCGTCAGGCCCTGTCCGATCAGAACGGCGAACCAGCTTGCTTCCTTGAACAGTTCGTCAGGTTTCACCAGCGAGAGATTGTGTTGCGTGAAGCTTTCCAGCCGGGCTTTCAGGCTGTCGGGGATATCCATATGTTTGCAATAGGCCCAGAAAGGCGTGTCCTCGCGCTGAGTGATCTTGTAGTGCGCGATCAGGAAGTCCTTCACATCGTCATAGGCGAACAGCATCTCGGCGTTGAAGCTGTTGCGCAAGCTGTCCGTGATCCGGTCGCGCGGGAAAAAACGGATCAGCTTCATGATCGCTTCCTGCACCAGATGGATCGAGGTCGATTCCAGCGGCTCCAGGAAGCCGCTGGCCAGGCCGATGGCGACGACATTACGGTTCCATTGCAGCTTGCGGTGGCCGGTGGTGAAGCGGATGATGCGCGGATCGGCCTGGGGTTTGCCATCCAGCCGTTGCAGTAGAAGCTCGGCAGCCTTGTCTTCGGAAAGGTAGTTTTCGCAGAAGACATAGCCGTTACCAGTGCGGTGCTGGAGCGGGATGCGCCATTGCCAGCCGGCTTCGCGGGCGGTCAGTTGGGTGTAGGGCGTGACCGGCTTTACCTTATCGCACGGCACGGCGGCGGCACGGTTGCACGGCAGCCAATGGCTCCAGTCGGTATAGCCGGTCTTGAGTGTCTGTTCGATCAACAGGCCGCGGAAGCCGGAGCAGTCGATAAACAAATCGCCGGTGATGGTCTGGCCGCTTTCCAGCGTGACCGAGGCGATATCGCCCGTTTCCGGATGCTGCGTGACGGTGGTGATCCGGCCTTCCTGGCGGACCACGCCGCGCGCCTCTGAATAACGGCGCAGGAATTTGGCATAGAGCGAGGCGTCGAAATGGAAGGCGTAGTTGACGTTCGGCGCTTTCGGATTGATCTCGCTCATGCGGCCGAAGCGGCCCATGCGGGCGGCAACGGTCTGCGGATTGAACAGGCCGAAATCGGCTGATCCGCCAGCCAGGCGATAACGCATCCAGTAATGGGTGAAATTGACGTTCATATCGACGCCATAGACGCCGAACGGGTGGAAATACTCGCTGCCAGGCGCCGACCAGTCGAGGAAGCGCAGGCCCAGCTTGAAGGTGGCATTGGTCTCCTTCATGAACCGGTTTTCGTCGAGTTCAAGAAGCGTGTTGAATTCCTGGATGGTCGGGATGGTGGCTTCTCCGACCCCGACCGTGCCGATTTCATCCGACTCGATCAGGGTGACGCTGTACTTTTGCGTGCCGAAGACTTTCGAGAGCGCCGAGGCGGCCATCCAGCCGGACGTACCGCCGCCCACAACCACGATTTTACGAATAGTCTCTGTCATTTGCACGCCTTAAGAAATGTCCGCGCTGATTATGACCAGCGTAGCGATGATGTCAATTCGGCGGTATATCGTATAAAATATTTGACAGTTTCGGGAAACCGTGCGGAATAAAGTCTGACAAAATATACTGGGGGTTTTGACATGCGGATAGCGAGACTTTTTGCCTTGTGCGCGGGCGTAGCACTGGCGGGCATCGCCCAAACGGCAGGGGCCGAAACGGTAACGGTCAAGGTGCCGGGTACTTCCATGCCGTGGATTATCAAGAAGAAAAACCCGGACCTGCCTTATGGCAAGGCCGATGGCACGGCACCGGCGGTGGCGCCGCTCAAACTGACATCCGGCATGTCCTTGCAGATGACGGCCACCGGCTCGACCACGACGGTGGCCGGTGGCGGCAGTTTCGATCCGGGCGGACAGGCCGAGTTCATCTGTGACGATCATCTGGGCGGTTCCGGGATGCCGTTCCCCAGCATGTACATGTCTCACGGCTTCTATCCGGTGCATCTCAATGAGTTGGTGGCGATCTTCACCGATGGCAAGGGCAAGATGGTCAAGTCACCGTTCCCGGTTGGCACCGGCCTGACCATTACCGTGCCGGAAGGCGCGGAGGCGATCCAGTTCGGCCTCAATGACGATATCTATGCCGATAATTCCGGCGAGATCGACGTAACTATCACCCCGGCGGCGGCCCAATAATTCAGACCAATAACTAATAAACGGCGAGATTTCTCAATGCGTCCCTTGTCCTATGCTCTTGCTGGCGGCCTTTCGCTGCTGGCCTTGTCCTCTATTGCTCACGCGGAAATCGCACCAATCGCCGAGCGTTACGCCATCGCTCAGGATTACCTGGCCGGCAAGACCGGTGAACTAATCACTGACCTCGACCTGCGCGCCCGCTTCGTGGCCAGCGGAACAAAGGTGCTGTATCGCCATGGGGCAAAAGGGCAGGGAACAATCACCCTGGCCGATGCCGCCACGGGCCAGACCACGGACCTGACGACCGAGGCCGCCTTGCAGCCGTTGCTGGCGCCGGTCATGGGCGCGGACGCGAAAGGTCCGTTCGATGTGTCTCCGGAAGACTATGACGCCGACAAGCGTTTACTCACGCTCAATTCCGGCGGAAAGAAGCTGATCTATGACATGGCGGCCAACACGGTCACCGCCGCACCGATCGAGACGAAGGCCGCTGACGAGGGCGTGGTCTCGCCCGATGGTCTCTACAAGGTCATCCACAAGGGCTATGACCTGGCCCTGATCGAGATTGCCACGGGCAAGGAAGCGGCGCTGACCGCCGATGGCAGCTATGACCAGCGCTACGGTATGAACTACCCGATGTTCGCCGACATGGTGGCGGCCAACAGTGAAACCCCGCCCATGCCGGTCAGCGTACAATGGTCGCCGGATTCCAAACAGATCCTGACCTATCGCCTGGATCGCAACGGCAGTTATATCTGGCATGGCGTCCAGCCCAATCCGCCGGGCAGCCAGATGCCGCGCCATTTCGACTATGTTTATCCGACCGCCGGCGCCGAAAAGGTGCCGCAGTTCGTGCCGGTGGTGATCGATGTGGCGGCCTCGCTGAAAGGTACCGTTGCGCCCAAGGTGCTGAACGTACCGTTGGATTCCATGCTGTGGCCCGGCGATCCCAATTTCGGCTGGAACAAGGACAAGATCGTCTATCAGTGGACCAAGCGCGGCTATGGCGAACTGGTTCAGTACGAGATCGATCCGGCCAGCAATGTGGCAACGGTCAAGGTGCGCGAGGCCATCAAGCCGCTGGTCACCGTTACCTCGTCCTCGATCCGCCCCGTCCCGGAACTCGATGGCAGCCTGGTCATTTCAGAGCGCACCGGGTGGGCGCAGCTCTATTTCGTCGGGGCCGGCGACAAACCCGAAAGTGGCAAGGCCCTGACCAGGGGCAACTGGGAAGTGACCGATGTCGTGCGTGTCGATGACAAGGCGAAGTCACTGCTGATCACCGGCATCGGCCGCGAGGCGGGCGTCAATCCGTACTTCTCAAGCCTCTATAATGTGAGCTGGGATGGCGCCATCCGTAACCTGACGCCAGAGCCACTCGATCATGATGTCAGCGTGTCAGAAGACGGCAAGACCTTCATCGACCGCATGTCTAGCCCGACCGTACCGACCCGCACCCTGCTGCGCAGCGCCACCGACGGCCACATCATCGCCGAACTCGGCAAGGCTGATCCGTCGGCCCTGCTGGCCAGCGGTTTCACCCCGCCGGAGCCTTTCAGCACTCTGGCGGATGACGGCAAGACCATGCTCTACGGCATGATCTTCCGGCCGAAGAACTTCGATCCGTCGAAGTCCTATCCGGTGATCGAATATGTCTATACCGGTCCGACGACCCATGTGATCGCCGAAGGCTATGGCCGCAATATCCGCAATCCGGCCGAGGGCATGGCGCAGATCGGCGCCATCGTGGTTGAGGTCGATGCGCGCGGCACCTCGCAGCGCGGCCAGGCTTTCCGCCTGCCGGCCTATCAGAACCTCGGTGAGGTCGGGCTGGACGACCATATCTGGGTGCTGAAGGCGATGAAGGCCAAGTACAGCTATTTCGACCTCGATCGCGTCGGCGTGTTCGGCCATTC
This window harbors:
- a CDS encoding DPP IV N-terminal domain-containing protein, producing MRPLSYALAGGLSLLALSSIAHAEIAPIAERYAIAQDYLAGKTGELITDLDLRARFVASGTKVLYRHGAKGQGTITLADAATGQTTDLTTEAALQPLLAPVMGADAKGPFDVSPEDYDADKRLLTLNSGGKKLIYDMAANTVTAAPIETKAADEGVVSPDGLYKVIHKGYDLALIEIATGKEAALTADGSYDQRYGMNYPMFADMVAANSETPPMPVSVQWSPDSKQILTYRLDRNGSYIWHGVQPNPPGSQMPRHFDYVYPTAGAEKVPQFVPVVIDVAASLKGTVAPKVLNVPLDSMLWPGDPNFGWNKDKIVYQWTKRGYGELVQYEIDPASNVATVKVREAIKPLVTVTSSSIRPVPELDGSLVISERTGWAQLYFVGAGDKPESGKALTRGNWEVTDVVRVDDKAKSLLITGIGREAGVNPYFSSLYNVSWDGAIRNLTPEPLDHDVSVSEDGKTFIDRMSSPTVPTRTLLRSATDGHIIAELGKADPSALLASGFTPPEPFSTLADDGKTMLYGMIFRPKNFDPSKSYPVIEYVYTGPTTHVIAEGYGRNIRNPAEGMAQIGAIVVEVDARGTSQRGQAFRLPAYQNLGEVGLDDHIWVLKAMKAKYSYFDLDRVGVFGHSAGGYDAARFILRRPDFYKVAVANSGNQDERLDKAWWPEVSMGIADDATWEKNSNISVAGNLKGHLMLTHGDIDDNVPVAATLRLDAALVAANKPHELVIFANRTHNSIGPYYWRKHMDFFTQYLLNETPPAP